From Candidatus Falkowbacteria bacterium, a single genomic window includes:
- a CDS encoding type II/IV secretion system protein, whose amino-acid sequence MHIKEENLKQILLDSGLIDEAAWKSAKDEADNAGQSVESVLISRELITDDYLTELLEPYFGVPLVNLKKLSISQETINLLPENFAKSNGVVLFDIDKPSGIAKLAMRDPLDLDTIEFVRLKLDSWIKPHLASQSSIIFGLRQYKKQGGQSFSQIIEQSLKEANALAGDTDVGKKAEAVPIITILDSVLENAAVSGASDIHFEPMAKKFLVRYRVDGVMQEILSLPKAIAPVLVARVKILSGMQIDEHRTPQDGRFRFELENGAKVDVRVNCMPILNGEKVEMRLLKSSTKPLSLGELGFSEGDIATITDEIKKTHGMILVTGPTGHGKTTTLYSILHILNTPKVNITTIEDPIEYEVARLNQTQVNAKAGITFANGLRALLRQNPDIIMIGEIRDNETVDIAIHSALTGHLVLSTIHTNDAPSAIPRLADMGAENFLLASTLNLVIAQRLVRRICISCIESHKPSNTVKKMITDQLISLHGKKIDKEMIPDSIFRGKGCKVCGGSGFTGQVGIYEVLKVSEDIRKLITDKGSLDDVRKEAISQGMITMFEDGLKKVEQGVTTIEEILRVVRE is encoded by the coding sequence GTGCACATCAAGGAGGAAAATTTAAAACAGATCCTGCTCGATTCAGGGTTGATTGATGAGGCTGCCTGGAAGAGCGCCAAGGATGAGGCGGATAATGCCGGCCAGTCGGTTGAAAGCGTGCTTATCAGCCGGGAGTTGATCACCGATGATTATCTGACTGAGCTTTTGGAGCCGTATTTCGGCGTGCCGCTGGTAAATCTTAAAAAGCTCAGCATTTCCCAGGAGACCATAAATCTCTTGCCCGAAAATTTCGCAAAATCCAACGGGGTGGTCTTGTTTGATATAGACAAACCCTCCGGCATCGCCAAGCTAGCCATGCGCGACCCCCTGGACTTGGATACGATCGAGTTCGTGCGCCTGAAGCTCGACTCCTGGATCAAGCCGCACCTGGCTTCGCAGTCAAGCATCATTTTCGGCTTGCGCCAATATAAGAAGCAGGGTGGACAGAGCTTCTCACAGATTATCGAACAGAGCCTGAAGGAGGCCAACGCCTTGGCAGGGGATACCGACGTCGGCAAGAAGGCTGAGGCGGTCCCGATTATCACCATTCTAGATAGCGTTTTAGAGAATGCCGCCGTCTCTGGCGCCTCAGATATCCATTTTGAACCCATGGCCAAGAAATTCTTGGTACGTTATCGCGTTGATGGCGTCATGCAGGAAATCTTGAGCCTGCCCAAAGCCATCGCGCCGGTATTGGTCGCCCGGGTCAAAATCTTGTCAGGTATGCAAATAGACGAGCACCGCACGCCCCAAGACGGTCGTTTCCGCTTCGAATTGGAGAACGGCGCCAAGGTGGACGTACGCGTCAACTGCATGCCGATACTCAACGGTGAGAAAGTCGAGATGCGGCTCTTGAAAAGCTCGACCAAGCCGCTATCGCTCGGCGAGTTGGGCTTCAGTGAGGGCGATATCGCGACTATAACTGACGAGATCAAGAAGACGCATGGCATGATCTTAGTCACCGGTCCGACCGGCCACGGCAAAACGACCACGCTCTATTCCATCCTGCACATCCTTAACACCCCCAAGGTCAACATCACCACAATCGAAGATCCGATTGAGTACGAAGTGGCTCGCCTCAATCAGACCCAGGTCAATGCTAAGGCTGGTATAACATTCGCTAACGGTCTGCGCGCTTTGCTGCGTCAGAATCCCGACATCATCATGATCGGCGAAATCAGAGATAACGAAACGGTCGACATCGCCATCCACTCGGCTCTGACCGGACATTTGGTTTTGTCGACGATCCACACCAACGATGCCCCCTCGGCTATTCCTCGCTTGGCCGATATGGGAGCAGAAAACTTTCTTTTGGCCTCGACCTTGAATCTGGTCATCGCCCAGCGACTAGTCCGCCGCATTTGCATTTCCTGCATCGAATCGCATAAGCCGTCCAACACGGTCAAGAAGATGATAACCGATCAGCTGATTTCGCTTCATGGCAAGAAGATAGATAAAGAGATGATTCCTGATTCTATTTTCCGGGGTAAGGGTTGCAAGGTTTGCGGCGGCTCCGGGTTTACCGGCCAAGTCGGCATTTACGAGGTCTTGAAGGTCAGTGAGGACATCCGCAAACTGATCACTGACAAGGGTTCGCTAGATGATGTCAGAAAAGAGGCGATCAGCCAGGGCATGATCACGATGTTTGAGGATGGCCTGAAGAAGGTCGAGCAGGGAGTCACGACTATCGAAGAAATTTTACGCGTCGTACGCGAGTAA
- a CDS encoding DoxX family membrane protein, protein MQNLSEKFVWPLLRILMGWYFLWPFIDKIFGLGFGTPAGKGWLDGVSPTYGFLAKGTKGPFAAYFQALAGNQFVEWLFMIGLLLIGLSLILGIGMRIACFSGMAMMVLFYLAGSIWPLHNPFLDEHIVNGLLLLGLLGTNSNMRFGFGAAWTKTKLVKRYPILQ, encoded by the coding sequence ATGCAAAATTTAAGCGAAAAATTCGTCTGGCCCTTGCTTCGGATCTTGATGGGGTGGTATTTTTTATGGCCGTTCATCGATAAGATTTTCGGTCTGGGTTTCGGCACGCCGGCCGGCAAGGGGTGGCTCGACGGCGTTTCTCCGACCTACGGTTTTTTGGCCAAGGGGACCAAAGGGCCGTTCGCAGCGTATTTCCAGGCATTGGCTGGCAATCAATTTGTCGAGTGGCTTTTTATGATCGGCCTGTTGTTGATCGGCCTCAGTCTGATACTGGGAATCGGAATGCGGATTGCCTGCTTTTCCGGAATGGCGATGATGGTGCTGTTCTATCTGGCGGGCTCGATATGGCCGCTTCACAACCCTTTTCTCGATGAGCATATTGTCAACGGCTTGCTTTTGCTCGGCCTGCTGGGAACAAACTCGAATATGAGATTCGGGTTCGGCGCCGCCTGGACAAAAACCAAACTGGTAAAAAGATATCCGATTCTTCAGTAA
- a CDS encoding response regulator: MATMKKIAVIEDDKFLRKVYESKLPKEGFEVVSAGDGKSGLELIKKEKPDLVLLDLIMPVMTGFEVLEALKADSKFKMPKIIVLSNLGQDEDIARSKELGATDFLIKSNLSIKEIVEQIRQYLV, translated from the coding sequence ATGGCAACAATGAAGAAAATAGCCGTCATTGAGGATGACAAATTCTTGCGCAAAGTTTACGAAAGTAAATTGCCCAAAGAAGGTTTCGAAGTAGTTTCAGCTGGCGATGGCAAATCCGGCCTGGAATTGATCAAAAAGGAAAAACCAGACTTGGTACTCCTTGATCTGATCATGCCGGTCATGACCGGTTTCGAGGTTTTGGAAGCGCTTAAGGCCGATTCTAAATTCAAGATGCCGAAAATTATCGTCCTGTCGAATTTGGGCCAAGATGAAGACATCGCCCGCTCCAAGGAGCTGGGAGCGACGGATTTCTTGATAAAATCAAATTTGTCGATAAAAGAGATCGTAGAGCAGATCAGGCAGTATTTAGTTTGA
- a CDS encoding response regulator, with amino-acid sequence MKKTILIVEDEKSLQRILFKKLQQVENWEILQAFNGQQALDLIKEQQVDLILLDIVMPVMDGLTLLQELKDLGELGNKKVIVLTNSASFEQVFRDNGVKYLVKSNHTLDDLVKRISNEMEEVPNK; translated from the coding sequence ATGAAAAAAACCATCTTGATCGTAGAGGATGAAAAGTCGTTGCAGCGTATTCTGTTCAAGAAGCTCCAGCAGGTAGAAAATTGGGAAATCTTGCAGGCTTTTAATGGCCAGCAGGCGCTCGATCTGATAAAAGAGCAGCAGGTTGATCTGATTTTGCTGGATATCGTCATGCCGGTCATGGATGGGCTGACGCTGCTTCAGGAATTGAAGGATTTGGGCGAATTGGGGAATAAGAAGGTGATCGTGCTGACCAATTCGGCATCTTTTGAGCAGGTTTTCCGGGACAATGGCGTCAAATATCTAGTAAAGAGCAATCACACGCTTGATGACCTGGTCAAGCGCATCAGTAATGAAATGGAGGAGGTTCCAAATAAATAA
- a CDS encoding prepilin-type N-terminal cleavage/methylation domain-containing protein, with the protein MKTMSASQKGFTLLELLLAIAVLLLLTVASKELYSGYIRNNDLDSTAKTLASDLAGARNKAMAGGGDNNWGAHLVNQAAAPDYYEIFSSPADYAHASTSIKQTVYFPKTVDFGDPLSGASKDIIFARLVGTTTATSTIVSSLTSSMTISVNLNGLVY; encoded by the coding sequence ATGAAGACAATGTCGGCGTCGCAAAAAGGATTCACCCTATTGGAACTGCTGTTAGCGATAGCAGTTTTGTTGCTTTTGACCGTCGCTTCGAAGGAGTTATACTCAGGCTACATCCGCAATAACGATCTCGATTCCACAGCCAAGACGCTGGCCTCGGATCTGGCTGGCGCCCGTAACAAGGCTATGGCCGGCGGCGGAGATAATAATTGGGGAGCGCACCTGGTCAACCAGGCGGCCGCTCCGGATTATTATGAAATATTCTCGAGCCCTGCAGACTATGCTCACGCCAGTACCAGTATCAAACAAACGGTTTATTTCCCCAAGACGGTCGATTTCGGCGATCCCTTGAGCGGGGCCTCGAAAGATATCATCTTTGCGCGGCTTGTCGGCACGACGACGGCCACCAGCACGATCGTATCCAGCCTGACTTCGTCCATGACCATTTCGGTAAACCTTAACGGGTTAGTCTATTGA
- a CDS encoding cell wall metabolism sensor histidine kinase WalK: MHSLKDKILLYILLPVALVVIGFVYFNFSIQTVISEHFQGHADEAAEKMSFMAKDAILLGDRQRLTQIIFDEKYLSKGISYLAVYDKDGKVLADTNLGKNATDPIFFQPVDTSHVAVYGKDGKSVYAEKQDNLTSVSTTTAMDSKIEFVRQKTFVDDDAGQRYYLTDIPVHAGLYDIGLIRIVFNFSELTEELNRMGKMLFIFGAVFFVMLIYLAGHLSKSVIAPVKELTRVAQQYANGDFNSFAQVSSLDEIGDLAVTFNMMKSNLELSRKKLVEEKKAVETKAAELEAWQKTAVARELKMVELKNKIKYLENKNDYNTKA; this comes from the coding sequence ATGCACTCGCTCAAAGACAAAATCTTGCTGTATATCCTGTTGCCGGTGGCCCTGGTGGTCATCGGGTTCGTGTATTTCAATTTCAGTATCCAAACGGTCATAAGTGAGCATTTCCAGGGGCACGCCGATGAAGCGGCAGAAAAGATGTCTTTCATGGCCAAGGATGCTATCTTGCTGGGAGACAGGCAGAGACTGACCCAGATTATCTTTGATGAGAAATACCTGTCGAAGGGAATTTCATATTTGGCAGTTTATGACAAGGACGGCAAGGTTCTAGCTGACACCAATCTGGGTAAGAATGCCACGGACCCTATATTCTTCCAACCAGTCGACACTTCGCACGTGGCAGTCTATGGCAAGGATGGCAAGAGCGTTTATGCCGAGAAGCAGGATAATCTGACGAGCGTCAGCACGACTACTGCCATGGACAGCAAGATCGAATTCGTGAGACAGAAGACCTTTGTCGATGATGATGCGGGGCAGCGGTACTACCTGACGGACATACCAGTGCATGCCGGACTTTATGATATCGGGTTGATCAGGATTGTTTTCAACTTCAGCGAACTGACCGAAGAGCTGAACCGCATGGGCAAGATGCTGTTCATCTTCGGTGCGGTTTTCTTCGTGATGCTGATATATCTGGCGGGGCATCTGTCAAAGTCGGTCATCGCGCCGGTCAAGGAATTGACCCGGGTGGCTCAGCAGTATGCTAACGGCGACTTCAATTCCTTCGCCCAAGTGTCAAGTCTGGACGAGATCGGCGACTTGGCGGTCACTTTCAATATGATGAAAAGCAATCTCGAGCTGAGCCGCAAGAAGCTGGTCGAAGAGAAGAAGGCGGTCGAGACTAAGGCGGCAGAGCTTGAAGCCTGGCAAAAGACCGCAGTCGCCCGTGAGCTTAAGATGGTCGAGCTTAAAAACAAGATCAAATATCTGGAAAATAAGAACGATTACAATACTAAAGCATAA
- a CDS encoding type II secretion system F family protein, with protein MPSYIYEVIDKTGKTIKGELIASSRDEAVGMLERRHMMPVEVSEKGSVGRSLSTINIGFDRFGQLDRIILVRNLSVTLKAGLSLLESIEILIADSTKKKTLDILSTVKAYLQNGQDLSQALAKYPQHFSAMFIGMVRAGELSGQLDKSLEELSQQLSKEYGLAKKIKSALAYPMILLAASAGIVAMLMTFVLPKLAKTFTQSQVKLPWLTAALMSVSKFITTHFFLDMIFLAFLGWLWWFIRHTDRGRNLLAELLFSVPAARNLVKKIILVRLTRTLGSLLSSAMSITESLELVSRVINNRRYQAVLDRALADVKNGSPISNVFRDHAELFPRFLTSLVTVGEKTGTLDQVLKTFADFYDEEVDNALKDLATFLEPVLLLLMGIIVGVIALAILLPIYQLVGNFV; from the coding sequence ATGCCAAGCTATATCTACGAAGTCATCGACAAGACTGGAAAGACGATCAAGGGAGAATTGATCGCCTCTTCGCGCGATGAAGCGGTCGGCATGCTTGAGCGCAGGCATATGATGCCGGTCGAGGTTTCGGAAAAGGGAAGCGTCGGACGCAGCCTCTCGACCATTAATATCGGCTTCGATCGTTTCGGCCAGCTCGATCGCATCATATTGGTACGCAATCTTTCCGTTACGCTCAAAGCCGGTCTAAGCTTGCTTGAGTCTATAGAGATATTGATCGCCGACTCGACAAAAAAGAAAACGCTAGATATCCTGTCGACCGTTAAGGCCTACCTCCAGAACGGCCAAGACCTTTCCCAGGCTTTGGCCAAGTATCCTCAGCACTTTTCAGCCATGTTCATCGGCATGGTCAGGGCTGGAGAACTTTCAGGCCAGCTTGATAAGTCACTGGAAGAATTGTCACAGCAGCTTTCGAAGGAGTACGGATTGGCCAAGAAGATAAAATCGGCATTAGCATATCCGATGATCCTGTTGGCCGCCTCGGCCGGTATCGTCGCCATGCTGATGACATTCGTTTTGCCAAAATTGGCAAAGACTTTTACCCAGAGCCAAGTCAAGCTGCCATGGCTGACGGCCGCCTTGATGTCGGTTAGCAAATTCATCACGACGCATTTTTTTCTGGATATGATATTTTTGGCATTTCTCGGCTGGCTATGGTGGTTCATTCGCCACACTGATCGAGGCCGCAATCTCCTTGCCGAGCTGCTGTTTTCCGTCCCGGCCGCCCGCAACTTGGTCAAGAAGATTATCTTGGTCAGGTTGACCCGCACTCTCGGCAGTCTACTGTCAAGTGCCATGTCGATTACCGAATCGCTGGAGCTAGTTTCCCGAGTCATCAACAACCGCCGCTATCAGGCGGTCTTGGATAGAGCCTTGGCGGATGTCAAGAATGGCAGCCCGATTTCCAATGTTTTCCGCGATCATGCCGAGCTGTTTCCGCGTTTTTTGACCAGCCTTGTAACCGTCGGCGAGAAGACCGGCACGCTTGATCAAGTTTTGAAGACGTTCGCTGATTTTTATGATGAAGAGGTGGATAACGCCTTGAAAGATTTGGCTACATTCCTGGAACCTGTGTTGCTTCTGTTGATGGGAATTATCGTCGGCGTCATCGCCTTGGCGATCCTGCTGCCGATTTATCAGCTGGTCGGTAACTTCGTATGA
- a CDS encoding ABC transporter substrate-binding protein, translating to MKKIMLAFLALVLVFAAVMVSISLYDNGLVAPQEEALGVTESSILLGSSLPMTGHVSFFSEYYYGGQAFFDKINEDGGLYGRKIKVKVYDDQYDPAKTVVNTQRLISEDKVFALFNYVGTPTGIKALPLVDEAKVPLVGIGTGANVFRNPVQPYIFNLRASYYQEAEAFIKGVVEDLKMTKVAVFYQFDDYGFDGLKGAEIALAKYGLKPIVTASYQRGSLDVEAAAETISKSNAEAVFMVSVYAPATKFIKTIRTKDYNPVFGNLSFVGSEALAAELGVTGNGVVVTQVVPPQAEKNLLIGVDEYITTMKKYYPEKRPTFSGLEGYLDAKIVAEGLERAGPKPTVEKFIQGLESIRKYSLDIASSVNFSKDNHQGMNRVYLTYIKDGEFILFTDWQEAVNEKNIK from the coding sequence ATGAAAAAAATAATGTTGGCATTTTTAGCGCTTGTCTTGGTTTTTGCGGCCGTGATGGTTTCGATCTCTCTTTATGACAATGGGCTGGTGGCGCCGCAAGAGGAGGCGCTCGGCGTGACGGAGAGCTCGATTCTTTTGGGATCATCGTTGCCGATGACTGGACACGTAAGCTTTTTCTCGGAGTATTATTACGGCGGCCAGGCTTTTTTCGACAAGATTAATGAAGATGGCGGCTTGTATGGCCGCAAGATAAAGGTAAAGGTCTACGATGACCAATATGACCCCGCCAAGACGGTGGTCAACACCCAGCGCCTGATTTCAGAGGACAAGGTATTCGCCCTCTTCAATTATGTCGGCACGCCGACCGGTATCAAGGCGCTGCCGCTGGTAGACGAGGCCAAAGTGCCGCTGGTCGGTATCGGTACCGGTGCCAATGTTTTCCGCAACCCGGTGCAGCCATATATTTTCAATTTGCGGGCATCGTATTATCAAGAAGCCGAGGCCTTCATCAAGGGCGTGGTTGAAGACCTCAAGATGACCAAAGTGGCAGTCTTCTATCAATTTGACGATTACGGATTCGACGGTCTCAAAGGCGCTGAAATCGCGCTTGCCAAATACGGCCTGAAGCCGATAGTAACTGCCAGTTACCAGCGTGGCAGCTTGGATGTCGAAGCGGCCGCCGAAACGATAAGCAAGTCGAATGCCGAAGCCGTATTCATGGTCAGCGTTTACGCTCCGGCCACCAAATTCATAAAAACAATCAGAACCAAGGACTATAATCCGGTTTTCGGCAATTTGTCATTCGTCGGTTCAGAGGCCCTGGCAGCCGAATTGGGTGTCACAGGCAATGGCGTCGTGGTGACCCAGGTCGTGCCGCCGCAAGCAGAGAAGAATTTGCTGATCGGTGTGGATGAGTATATCACGACGATGAAAAAATATTATCCTGAGAAGAGGCCCACCTTCAGCGGGCTCGAGGGGTACCTTGATGCGAAGATCGTAGCCGAGGGCCTTGAGCGCGCCGGACCGAAACCCACGGTAGAGAAGTTCATACAAGGGTTGGAATCGATCCGTAAGTATTCGCTCGATATCGCCTCGTCAGTCAATTTCAGCAAGGACAATCATCAAGGCATGAACAGGGTCTATCTGACCTATATCAAAGATGGCGAATTCATTCTCTTCACGGATTGGCAGGAGGCAGTCAATGAAAAGAATATAAAATAA
- a CDS encoding serine hydrolase, which translates to MSTIKDIVIDNRKSRFVWGASAVGLALLAGVVGWTVGRGSSLDKPQNNYLLSPIRSLVEQKDLIVNVQPLRDQLNEVGKNPNIAVYFEYLNTGANISVNKDDEFWPASLMKIPIAMAVMKKIETGQWRLGNELVLTEGDKDRLYGELYKTKANTRLSVERLLEEMLINSDNTARAIFMRNLKKEDIDEVLLHLGIDDIFNANNQVTAKKYSIFWRSLYTASYLSPEDSEYLIKLMSKSSATQYLAAGLPKNLQFSHKIGVVGDQKIYADSGIVYVTNRPYILTVMVRGFDEEEAKRQFAEISAKAYQYVEKY; encoded by the coding sequence ATGAGCACTATCAAAGACATTGTTATCGATAATCGAAAATCTAGATTTGTTTGGGGCGCTTCGGCTGTCGGCCTGGCCCTGCTAGCAGGCGTCGTTGGCTGGACGGTTGGACGGGGCAGCAGTCTGGATAAGCCTCAGAATAATTATCTCCTAAGTCCGATCAGGAGTCTGGTCGAGCAAAAAGACCTGATAGTCAATGTGCAGCCGCTCAGAGACCAGCTGAATGAGGTCGGCAAGAATCCTAACATTGCGGTTTATTTCGAATACCTGAACACCGGAGCTAATATCTCAGTCAACAAGGATGATGAGTTTTGGCCAGCCAGCCTGATGAAAATTCCGATCGCGATGGCGGTGATGAAAAAAATAGAAACCGGTCAATGGCGTCTTGGCAACGAATTGGTCTTGACCGAAGGGGACAAGGACCGGCTCTACGGCGAGCTGTATAAGACTAAAGCGAACACCAGGTTATCCGTCGAAAGGCTGCTCGAAGAAATGCTGATAAATTCCGACAATACTGCCAGGGCGATTTTTATGCGCAATCTCAAGAAAGAAGATATCGACGAGGTGCTACTGCATCTCGGTATCGATGACATCTTCAATGCCAACAATCAAGTCACAGCCAAGAAATATTCGATTTTTTGGCGGTCGCTGTATACCGCCAGCTACCTCTCGCCCGAGGACTCAGAATATCTGATCAAACTGATGAGTAAGTCATCGGCTACCCAATATTTAGCTGCCGGCTTGCCCAAAAATTTGCAGTTCAGTCACAAGATCGGCGTTGTCGGCGACCAGAAAATCTATGCCGATTCCGGAATCGTATATGTTACTAACAGGCCATATATCCTGACGGTCATGGTGCGCGGTTTTGATGAGGAAGAAGCTAAAAGGCAGTTCGCTGAGATTTCGGCCAAAGCATACCAGTATGTGGAAAAATATTAA
- a CDS encoding prepilin-type N-terminal cleavage/methylation domain-containing protein yields the protein MNKRNRTQGFTLLELLIVIAIIAILSVILVLVLNPAETLKKSRDAQRISDLNTLKTALGLIVTASTSPNLSSGNTSCSGGGTTKIFYSNNPGTCATTPTLGSDSASTTLASGWCSGTTTASIDGNGWLPVNFGWLPGGSPISNLPLDPTNTIAAPNTPVATDLVYRYTCQSAGGVKPSYVFELNAALESAAYTVDDDKRAKDGGDNTAMYEVGTDLRLLPPTGQAF from the coding sequence ATGAACAAACGTAACCGCACCCAAGGTTTTACGTTGCTCGAGCTCTTGATCGTCATCGCTATCATCGCCATCCTGTCGGTGATTTTGGTTCTGGTCTTGAATCCGGCAGAAACCTTGAAAAAGTCTCGCGATGCCCAGCGCATCTCCGATCTGAACACTCTCAAGACAGCCTTGGGCCTAATCGTTACGGCCAGCACCTCACCGAATCTTTCTTCGGGCAATACAAGTTGTTCTGGTGGCGGCACGACAAAAATATTCTACAGCAATAATCCTGGTACCTGCGCAACTACCCCTACACTTGGGTCTGATTCCGCATCAACCACATTGGCATCAGGGTGGTGCTCTGGCACTACGACTGCCTCGATTGATGGCAATGGCTGGCTGCCGGTAAATTTCGGCTGGCTGCCGGGCGGTTCACCAATTTCCAACCTGCCGCTTGATCCTACGAACACCATCGCAGCACCGAATACTCCAGTCGCAACCGACTTGGTTTATCGCTACACCTGCCAAAGCGCTGGCGGCGTCAAACCGAGCTACGTATTCGAACTTAATGCCGCACTGGAAAGCGCTGCTTACACCGTTGATGATGATAAGCGGGCCAAGGATGGCGGAGATAACACCGCCATGTATGAAGTGGGTACGGATTTGAGGCTTTTGCCACCGACCGGACAAGCCTTCTAG
- a CDS encoding PAS domain-containing protein gives MVTSSKLTTIRRRLFPGETLQEIITKELQDFFFTGLFRLEFFLMGGFSVVMLFLSYQLIINSHIAVGGRQGALDLYFSYAILGAYFFCSDFVKRKQLLPEKPHFIIDSAIFYFLMSIIVYLTGGINSPLAFPMLFLMSISAPLYGSMKYAVAFVGIACVTYLSWAVIGDDLTLEFYGHILEAFSLMIATIIIKSEINRFAKKAEEYKSLTRQNDELLAKMKDYNESLESTVKHKTTELSDSLKLVEASKKEIENQRAATMNILDDIIEERNATSFEKDKLSAILQSIGDGVMVVDEKGVVTICNRVAEKITGYSYDEVAGKNYSEFFKLVYEKDGQPNDIIAKVFKTRKIEELTDHTVLIRKDGNKVPVADSAAPIFSKSGEVVGCIIVYRDVTREREIDRQKSEFVSVASHQLRTPLTSIKWFLEMMLDGDAGTVSDEQKELLEQVSESTERMIGLVNTLLNISRIESGRVKVDPRPTDLNHLIETIVQEQLPIATQRGVGLKVSKPELPVISIDQKLVQEVFANLLSNAIKYTPNKGKVALKARLDGEFIEFTISDTGMGIPDKDKDKMFHKFFRAENAVVRETEGNGMGLYVCKSIVELSGGRIWYDSVENKGTTFYFTLPLKGSIMREGEKSLV, from the coding sequence ATGGTCACATCGTCAAAACTGACAACCATCAGGCGGAGATTGTTCCCGGGCGAGACGCTCCAGGAGATTATCACCAAAGAGCTGCAAGACTTTTTCTTTACCGGCCTATTCAGGCTGGAGTTCTTCCTGATGGGCGGTTTCTCAGTGGTTATGCTGTTTTTGAGCTACCAGCTTATAATAAATAGCCACATAGCGGTCGGCGGGAGACAGGGGGCCCTTGATTTGTATTTTAGCTACGCCATCCTCGGAGCCTATTTTTTCTGCAGCGACTTCGTCAAGCGCAAGCAGCTACTGCCGGAAAAGCCTCATTTTATTATCGATTCAGCTATTTTTTATTTTCTGATGTCGATAATAGTTTATTTGACCGGAGGCATCAACTCGCCGCTTGCTTTCCCCATGCTTTTCCTGATGTCCATCTCAGCACCGCTATATGGCAGCATGAAATACGCAGTGGCCTTTGTCGGTATCGCTTGCGTGACCTACCTGTCTTGGGCCGTGATCGGCGATGATCTGACCTTGGAATTTTATGGGCATATCCTTGAGGCGTTTTCGCTGATGATCGCCACCATAATCATCAAGAGCGAAATCAACCGGTTCGCCAAAAAAGCCGAAGAGTATAAGTCATTGACCAGGCAGAATGACGAATTGCTGGCGAAGATGAAAGATTATAACGAATCCTTGGAGTCGACGGTCAAGCACAAGACCACCGAGCTGTCGGACAGCCTTAAGCTCGTAGAAGCCTCGAAGAAGGAGATTGAGAACCAGAGAGCGGCCACGATGAATATCCTCGATGACATCATCGAGGAACGCAATGCGACCTCATTTGAGAAGGATAAGCTGAGCGCCATTTTGCAAAGTATCGGCGACGGCGTTATGGTGGTCGATGAGAAGGGCGTGGTCACTATCTGCAACCGTGTGGCGGAAAAAATTACAGGTTATAGCTATGACGAGGTGGCGGGCAAGAATTACAGCGAATTTTTCAAGCTAGTCTATGAAAAGGACGGCCAGCCGAACGACATCATCGCCAAAGTGTTCAAGACCAGAAAGATCGAAGAATTGACCGATCACACCGTCTTGATCAGGAAAGATGGCAACAAGGTTCCGGTCGCCGATAGCGCGGCGCCGATTTTCAGCAAATCAGGCGAGGTGGTCGGCTGCATCATCGTTTATCGCGATGTCACCCGCGAGCGGGAAATCGACCGTCAGAAATCAGAATTCGTGTCAGTTGCTTCACATCAGCTGCGCACGCCGCTGACCAGCATCAAGTGGTTTTTGGAAATGATGCTCGATGGCGATGCCGGCACCGTATCCGATGAGCAGAAGGAGCTATTGGAGCAAGTCTCGGAATCGACCGAGCGCATGATCGGGCTGGTCAACACCTTGCTCAACATCTCGCGCATCGAATCAGGCCGAGTCAAGGTCGATCCGCGTCCGACGGACTTAAATCATCTGATCGAGACCATAGTCCAGGAACAGCTGCCTATCGCCACTCAACGCGGGGTCGGCCTCAAGGTAAGCAAGCCCGAGCTGCCTGTCATAAGCATCGACCAGAAGCTTGTCCAGGAGGTCTTTGCCAATCTTCTGTCGAATGCTATAAAGTATACCCCGAACAAGGGTAAAGTGGCGCTTAAGGCCAGGCTAGATGGAGAATTTATCGAATTCACTATTTCCGATACGGGCATGGGCATCCCGGACAAGGACAAGGACAAGATGTTCCACAAATTCTTCCGTGCAGAGAACGCAGTGGTGAGGGAAACCGAAGGCAATGGCATGGGTCTCTACGTCTGCAAGTCCATCGTCGAGCTGTCTGGCGGGCGGATCTGGTATGATTCGGTCGAGAATAAGGGCACTACCTTTTATTTTACCTTGCCCTTGAAAGGTAGTATAATGAGAGAAGGCGAAAAATCATTAGTTTAA